A section of the Paenibacillus odorifer genome encodes:
- a CDS encoding MFS transporter, whose amino-acid sequence MTSVNNLSANADHEASVPEAPLPREGLLTLLFSVAVVLVIMNTAMFNLALPDVTEAFGITAASASWIVTGYSIMFSIASITYSRLSDFLPIRRLLVIGLLTLGLAAVAGFFSTNFIFLLIVRILQASGAGAVMSLSLVLFTRYIPQARRGKAMATIMSAVSLGLGLGPVAGGAIVEYLGWIWLFSVTAAILLLVPLFLILLPKEVPTRGSFDVLGGLFLGVGTTGLLLFLTSGLWIALIAGIVAIALFVGRIRSTPDPFVMPELFRNRSYLVLALIGVASYLCSFATLFLLPQILTHRFGFSASHAGLVIFPGSLLAIFVSRSVGRIIDRYGNAGILRFAPLLVLTATILFAFFAGRSWIAVMFIYMIMSLAFTTLSSSVSNEISRILPSSQIGSGMGLFQLLQFFSGAFSVAMAASALEWQRGLPLSAAYSNIYWGLSIAALIAIISAILYRRGNRSSSLTDIVDAADA is encoded by the coding sequence ATGACTTCTGTAAATAACCTCTCCGCGAATGCGGATCATGAAGCCTCCGTTCCGGAAGCGCCTCTTCCACGAGAAGGCCTGCTGACCCTGCTGTTCAGTGTCGCTGTGGTTCTCGTCATCATGAATACGGCTATGTTCAATCTGGCGCTGCCTGATGTGACCGAAGCCTTCGGGATTACGGCTGCGTCCGCTTCTTGGATTGTCACCGGGTATTCCATTATGTTCTCGATTGCCTCAATCACGTACAGCCGGCTTTCTGATTTTCTGCCGATTCGCCGTCTGTTGGTTATAGGCTTGTTGACGCTGGGCCTCGCGGCTGTTGCCGGCTTTTTCAGCACTAACTTTATCTTCCTGCTTATCGTACGCATTCTCCAGGCCTCAGGCGCGGGCGCAGTAATGTCCTTGTCGCTTGTCCTGTTTACCCGCTATATCCCGCAAGCCCGCCGCGGCAAAGCAATGGCGACAATTATGTCAGCCGTCTCGCTGGGTCTAGGGCTTGGGCCGGTCGCGGGCGGAGCCATCGTCGAATATCTCGGCTGGATTTGGCTATTCTCTGTAACGGCAGCTATTCTGCTTCTAGTGCCGCTGTTCCTTATCCTGCTGCCCAAAGAAGTACCCACCCGTGGCTCCTTTGATGTGCTTGGCGGGCTGTTCTTGGGCGTCGGCACGACCGGGCTGCTGCTGTTCCTGACCAGCGGGTTGTGGATTGCCTTGATCGCCGGAATTGTCGCCATTGCTTTATTTGTTGGCCGTATCCGCAGCACACCTGATCCATTCGTGATGCCGGAGCTTTTCCGTAACCGCTCATATCTCGTGTTGGCTCTGATCGGAGTTGCCTCCTACCTATGCAGCTTTGCCACGTTATTCCTGCTGCCGCAGATTCTGACTCACCGTTTCGGCTTCAGCGCAAGCCATGCCGGGCTTGTGATCTTTCCGGGTTCGCTGCTCGCCATCTTTGTCTCCCGCTCCGTCGGGCGAATCATTGACCGTTATGGCAATGCGGGGATTTTGCGTTTTGCACCATTGCTCGTATTGACCGCTACCATCCTATTCGCTTTCTTTGCTGGGCGGTCATGGATTGCCGTCATGTTCATCTATATGATTATGAGTCTGGCCTTCACGACACTGTCCAGTAGTGTATCCAATGAAATTTCTCGGATTCTGCCTTCTTCACAAATTGGCTCCGGGATGGGCCTGTTCCAGCTGCTGCAATTCTTCAGCGGCGCCTTCAGCGTGGCTATGGCCGCAAGCGCACTAGAATGGCAGCGCGGACTGCCGCTTTCTGCAGCCTACTCCAATATCTACTGGGGACTCTCTATTGCAGCATTGATCGCCATCATCTCAGCTATTCTCTACCGCCGAGGCAACCGAAGTAGCTCGCTGACCGACATAGTAGATGCAGCAGATGCATAA
- a CDS encoding ArsR/SmtB family transcription factor, with protein MKILFHPDRKDIQLASVLYALSDPIRLHIVSDIHLNGEQACNGFNVPIAKSTMSHHARTLRESGVVFTRVQGTQRMLSLRTEDLNARFPGLLDSILSAYEAGGKPDLVMEEQEESK; from the coding sequence GTGAAAATACTATTTCATCCGGACCGCAAGGACATTCAGCTTGCCTCCGTATTGTATGCACTCAGCGATCCGATTCGCTTACATATCGTATCGGATATTCACTTAAATGGAGAACAGGCTTGCAACGGCTTCAACGTCCCGATCGCAAAATCCACTATGTCTCACCATGCCCGTACTTTGCGCGAGTCAGGAGTTGTTTTTACACGAGTTCAAGGAACACAGCGCATGTTGTCCCTGCGGACTGAGGATCTTAATGCACGTTTCCCAGGCTTGCTGGACTCTATATTGAGCGCTTATGAAGCTGGGGGGAAACCGGATTTAGTGATGGAGGAGCAGGAAGAAAGTAAGTAG
- a CDS encoding CxxH/CxxC protein, with protein sequence MYVVCKEHVELAIDKFVDEYEDAPDIVDLKETEFSDWDPPAKCAECEKNAEYLVV encoded by the coding sequence ATGTATGTAGTATGTAAAGAACATGTAGAGTTAGCCATCGACAAATTTGTGGACGAGTATGAGGATGCACCTGATATTGTGGACTTGAAGGAGACCGAGTTCTCGGACTGGGACCCGCCGGCCAAATGTGCGGAATGTGAGAAGAATGCGGAATATTTAGTGGTCTAA
- the rlmH gene encoding 23S rRNA (pseudouridine(1915)-N(3))-methyltransferase RlmH, with protein sequence MLIQIIGVGKLKEKYLIDGIAEYAKRLTPYLKFQVIEVADEKAPDSLSEAEVVQVKGREGERILAQIKSEAHVIALAIDGKLWSSEELAAEIDRLGTYGTSHVVFVIGGSHGLSDEVMRRAQQRMSFGRMTLPHQLMRLVLVEQLYRAVKINRGEPYHK encoded by the coding sequence ATGCTTATTCAAATTATTGGCGTAGGAAAATTGAAGGAAAAGTACTTGATCGATGGCATCGCGGAGTATGCAAAACGGCTGACACCATACCTGAAGTTTCAGGTCATTGAGGTGGCAGATGAAAAAGCACCCGATTCTCTAAGCGAAGCAGAGGTTGTGCAGGTAAAGGGACGCGAGGGCGAACGCATCCTCGCGCAGATTAAGAGCGAGGCGCATGTCATTGCGCTCGCGATCGACGGCAAGCTGTGGAGCTCGGAAGAGCTTGCCGCAGAAATTGACCGGCTCGGCACCTACGGGACGAGCCATGTCGTGTTCGTCATCGGAGGGAGCCACGGGCTCTCCGACGAGGTCATGCGCCGCGCGCAGCAACGCATGAGCTTCGGGCGCATGACGCTGCCTCATCAGCTCATGCGCCTGGTGCTGGTGGAGCAGCTGTATCGCGCGGTGAAGATCAATCGCGGTGAACCGTATCACAAATAG